From Glycine soja cultivar W05 chromosome 4, ASM419377v2, whole genome shotgun sequence, the proteins below share one genomic window:
- the LOC114410667 gene encoding uncharacterized protein LOC114410667, whose amino-acid sequence MTNRIIGRALGREDHHDSDYAPQRRRPTTSTRRQREPAPIAEDEPVVAADVHAPDADGGHDAEGFPGGRCDPSVLTEYADHVAINEHPELKLSSHGRKVQKFGRLAPEIKGLVVATGLSPLIACSVDSGDRGLISAFMKRWHRETSSFHLLVGEVSITLDDVASLLHLPIVGAFHTFEPLHVDEAMLMLVELLEVSGEEARAETTQYHGPYCWIYEHFPSVAGYMADPDYDEVSPRACRWNATKATLKSISIATYRQRLDRLRIPDVCWMPYGEHRPVREFDLISCFFGQLRWGPVAVRH is encoded by the exons atgaCTAACAGGATTATTGGCAGAGCTCTGGGGAGAGAGGATCATCATGATTCAGATTATGCTCCCCAGCGGCGAAGGCCTACAACATCAACACGTAGGCAACGGGAACCTGCCCCTATTGCCGAGGATGAGCCGGTGGTAGCTGCAGACGTACATGCACCTGATGCTGATGGTGGTCATGATGCTGAGGGATTTCCAGGTGGGCGGTGTGATCCATCAGTGCTTACTGAGTATGCTGACCATGTTGCAATCAAC GAACATCCTGAATTGAAGTTATCCTCCCATGGGAGGAAGGTGCAGAAATTTGGTAGGCTTGCTCCTGAAATTAAGGGCTTAGTTGTTGCCACAGGACTAAGTCCTTTGATTGCATGTTCAGTAGACAGTGGCGATCGGGGACTTATATCTGCGTTCATGAAGAGGTGGCACAGGGAAACTAGCAGTTTCCATCTTCTTGTGGGGGAGGTTAGCATCACCCTGGATGATGTGGCgtctctccttcatcttcctaTTGTTGGCGCCTTCCATACCTTCGAGCCTCTGCATGTCGACGAGGCCATGTTGATGTTGGTGGAGTTACTAGAGGTCTCCGGAGAGGAAGCCAGGGCAGAGACAACACAGTATCATGGACCATAC TGTTGGATATATGAGCACTTTCCGTCAGTTGCGGGGTATATGGCTGATCCGGACTATGATGAGGTGTCACCACGTGCATGTCGGTGGAATGCTACGAAGGCGACTTTGAAGTCCATATCTATAGCGACGTATAGGCAACGTCTAGATCGACTCAGGATTCCTGATGTTTGCTGGATGCCTTATGGGGAGCATCGACCTGTTCGagagtttgatttgatttcatgTTTTTTCGGTCAGCTACGATGGGGGCCCGTTGCTGTCAGACACTGA